ATAATATTGAGTATTGATGCTTTTTAAGCTTTTAAGGTTTGTCTAACACTTCAGGGAtggatttctttttttcttgttgccAGAATCAAAGAGAGCAGTGCCACTGGTAGACTATCGCAATATTGGAATTATGGCTCACATAGATGCAGGAAAAACTACTACTACTGAAAGGATTCTGTACTACACAGGAAGAAACTATAAAATAGGTGAGGTTCATGAGGGAACGGCTACAATGGACTGGATGGAGCAAGAACAAGAAAGAGGAATTACTATAACTTCTGCTGCAACTACCACGTTTTGGAACAAACATCGGATTAACATTATTGATACCCCTGGGCATGTCGACTTCACTCTTGAGGTGGAGCGGGCTCTCAGGGTTTTGGATGGTGCTATATGCTTGTTTGACAGTGTTGCTGGTGTAGAACCTCAATCTGAAACTGTATGGAGACAAGCTGATAAATATGGGGTGCCTAGAatttgctttgtcaataaaatGGATCGTCTTGGGGCAAACTTCTTCCGGACCAGAGACATGATAGTGACAAACTTGGGCGCTAAACCACTTGTGATTCAATTACCAATTGGTGCAGAAGATAATTTTCGAGGAGTTATTGATCTTGTAAAGATGCAAGCTGTGTTATGGTCAGGAGAAGAATTGGGTGCAAAGTTTGCGTATGATGATATTCCATCTGATCTTCTAGAACTGGCTCAAGACTATCGGTCACAGATGATAGAAACCATAGTTGAGTTGGATGATGAAGCTATGGAAGGCTATCTGGAAGGAGTTGAGCCTGATGAGGAAACTATTAAGAAATTAATCAGGAAGGGAACCATTTCAGCCAGCTTTGTCCCAGTTCTGTGTGGCTCAGCATTTAAAAACAAGGGAGTTCAACCACTGCTTGATGCAGTTGTGGATTATTTGCCTTCACCATTGGACCTACCGGCAATGAAAGGAACTGACCCTGAGAACCCAGAGGTGACAGTTGAAAGAGCTGCAAGTGATGAAGAACCATTTGCTGGTCTAGCTTTCAAGATTATGAGTGACCCCTTCGTGGGGTCCCTTACTTTTGTAAGAGTTTATGCAGGGAAGCTAGCTGCAGGATCTTACGTGCTGAATGCaaacaaaggaaagaaagaaagaattggAAGACTTCTGGAAATGCATGCCAACAGCAGAGAGGATGTTAAGGTAGCTTTAGCAGGTGATATTGTTGCACTTGCAGGTCTGAAAGATACAATTACTGGTGAAACTTTATGTGATCCAGAGAATCCTATTGTGCTCGAGCGAATGGACTTCCCTGATCCTGTTATAAAGGTTGCTATTGAGCCTAAAACTAAAGCAGATGTTGATAAAATGGCATCTGGCTTGGTCAAGCTAGCTCAAGAGGATCCATCTTTCCACTTCTCACGGGATGAAGAGATCAACCAGACAGTCATTGAAGGAATGGGAGAATTGCATCTTGAGATTATCGTTGACAGGCTCAAGAGGGAATTTAAGGTTTGTATCTACTACCTCATCATCTGATTGCCAAATTAATCGTGAATGCTCATTATTCTGTTTTGAACTCATCCATGACCTTTTTAAA
This DNA window, taken from Vitis vinifera cultivar Pinot Noir 40024 chromosome 2, ASM3070453v1, encodes the following:
- the LOC100257414 gene encoding elongation factor G-2, chloroplastic yields the protein MAESVRMSATGSSLRSFSGSRRPIPLSPSRFLLPSRHSSSSYRSEFVGNVHLRSRLSKASNLQQQRGKFSVFAMAADESKRAVPLVDYRNIGIMAHIDAGKTTTTERILYYTGRNYKIGEVHEGTATMDWMEQEQERGITITSAATTTFWNKHRINIIDTPGHVDFTLEVERALRVLDGAICLFDSVAGVEPQSETVWRQADKYGVPRICFVNKMDRLGANFFRTRDMIVTNLGAKPLVIQLPIGAEDNFRGVIDLVKMQAVLWSGEELGAKFAYDDIPSDLLELAQDYRSQMIETIVELDDEAMEGYLEGVEPDEETIKKLIRKGTISASFVPVLCGSAFKNKGVQPLLDAVVDYLPSPLDLPAMKGTDPENPEVTVERAASDEEPFAGLAFKIMSDPFVGSLTFVRVYAGKLAAGSYVLNANKGKKERIGRLLEMHANSREDVKVALAGDIVALAGLKDTITGETLCDPENPIVLERMDFPDPVIKVAIEPKTKADVDKMASGLVKLAQEDPSFHFSRDEEINQTVIEGMGELHLEIIVDRLKREFKVEANVGAPQVNYRESISKVSEVKYVHKKQSGGQGQFADITVRFEPIEAGSGYEFKSEIKGGAVPKEYIPGVMKGLEECMSNGVLAGFPVVDVRAVLVDGSYHDVDSSVLAFQLAARGAFREGMRKAAPKMLEPIMKVEVVTPEEHLGDVIGDLNSRRGQINSFGDKPGGLKVVDALVPLAEMFQYVSTLRGMTKGRASYTMQLAKFEVVPQHIQNELAAKEQAVAA